A single Dermacentor albipictus isolate Rhodes 1998 colony chromosome 3, USDA_Dalb.pri_finalv2, whole genome shotgun sequence DNA region contains:
- the LOC139057907 gene encoding uncharacterized protein isoform X2 produces MEFPIERFLEVVRQYPFLYDKTKPEYKDTEAKMNRWHLIGKEFAITGHQAMMKFRHARDRWNKIRTEQDQTARSGAGGSAAKTPKWALYSIVDSILRGTAHYSERASNNIPEAEQRSMLRCSVSTPLHEGDPSDESTAQALFSQMEPEDSELYYDGDIECSFVEQGWSASPAVVICGNPGRLAKGR; encoded by the exons ATGGAATTCCCGATCGAGAGATTTTTAGAAGTCGTGCGGCAGTACCCGTTTTTATATGATAAAACAAAGCCTGAATACAAAGACACGGAAGCAAAAATGAACAGGTGGCACCTAATCGGAAAGGAATTTGCCATAACAG GTCACCAGGCTATGATGAAGTTCAGACATGCCAGAGATCGCTGGAACAAGATAAGAACGGAGCAAGATCAGACAGCGCGAAGCGGCGCTGGAGGCAGCGCTGCGAAGACTCCCAAGTGGGCGCTGTATAGTATCGTCGATAGCATACTGAGGGGCACAGCCCACTACTCCGAGAG gGCTTCCAATAATATACCGGAGGCGGAACAAAG GTCAATGCTGCGCTGCAGCGTAAGCACCCCACTTCACGAGGG TGACCCAAGTGATGAGTCGACGGCGCAAGCATTATTTTCGCAAAT GGAGCCAGAAGACTCTGAGCTCTACTATGATGGCGACATTGAATG TTCCTTCGTTGAGCAAGGCTGGAGTGCATCGCCAGCAGTAGTAATCTGTGGAAATCCTGGGAG GTTAGCCAAGGGACGTTAG
- the LOC139057907 gene encoding uncharacterized protein isoform X1: MEFPIERFLEVVRQYPFLYDKTKPEYKDTEAKMNRWHLIGKEFAITGHQAMMKFRHARDRWNKIRTEQDQTARSGAGGSAAKTPKWALYSIVDSILRGTAHYSERASNNIPEAEQRSMLRCSVSTPLHEGDPSDESTAQALFSQMEPEDSELYYDGDIECSFVEQGWSASPAVVICGNPGSSSSPFLCAG, translated from the exons ATGGAATTCCCGATCGAGAGATTTTTAGAAGTCGTGCGGCAGTACCCGTTTTTATATGATAAAACAAAGCCTGAATACAAAGACACGGAAGCAAAAATGAACAGGTGGCACCTAATCGGAAAGGAATTTGCCATAACAG GTCACCAGGCTATGATGAAGTTCAGACATGCCAGAGATCGCTGGAACAAGATAAGAACGGAGCAAGATCAGACAGCGCGAAGCGGCGCTGGAGGCAGCGCTGCGAAGACTCCCAAGTGGGCGCTGTATAGTATCGTCGATAGCATACTGAGGGGCACAGCCCACTACTCCGAGAG gGCTTCCAATAATATACCGGAGGCGGAACAAAG GTCAATGCTGCGCTGCAGCGTAAGCACCCCACTTCACGAGGG TGACCCAAGTGATGAGTCGACGGCGCAAGCATTATTTTCGCAAAT GGAGCCAGAAGACTCTGAGCTCTACTATGATGGCGACATTGAATG TTCCTTCGTTGAGCAAGGCTGGAGTGCATCGCCAGCAGTAGTAATCTGTGGAAATCCTGGGAG tTCCTCATCCCCTTTTCTCTGTGCAGGTTAG